In one Pirellulales bacterium genomic region, the following are encoded:
- a CDS encoding PhzF family phenazine biosynthesis protein has protein sequence MYQWTVDAFASAPFKGNPACVVQPFDRWPSDPWMQALAAENHQSETAFLLKSGDPFRFGLRWMTPTSEVRLCGHATLAAAHVLFTELDLRGGQLVFDTLSGVLTVERQNALYRMDFPAERARRVTAPMDLADAIGVEPIEVWVGSYLITILSDEHNVRALRPDLVAVEKLCAAATGGRGDLVVASLADPGAGFDVVSRFFAPSVGVPEDPATGSAHCLIAPLFSEKLGRETLRFFQAYPGRGAEIQTHLRGDRVILSGAGVTVIESRLRIGSDEIA, from the coding sequence ATGTACCAGTGGACTGTAGATGCCTTTGCCAGCGCCCCTTTTAAAGGCAATCCGGCATGCGTCGTACAGCCATTCGATCGTTGGCCGAGCGATCCGTGGATGCAGGCTCTGGCGGCCGAAAACCATCAATCCGAAACCGCCTTTCTGTTGAAGTCGGGAGATCCTTTTCGATTTGGATTGCGCTGGATGACGCCGACCAGCGAAGTACGGCTTTGCGGGCATGCAACCCTGGCTGCCGCGCATGTTCTTTTCACGGAACTGGACTTGCGGGGCGGCCAGTTAGTCTTCGACACGCTCTCGGGTGTGCTGACCGTCGAAAGGCAAAACGCGTTATATCGTATGGATTTTCCTGCGGAACGAGCGCGACGCGTCACAGCGCCGATGGATTTAGCGGACGCGATCGGCGTGGAGCCGATTGAGGTTTGGGTTGGCAGTTACCTCATTACTATTTTGTCTGATGAGCATAACGTGCGCGCGCTGCGCCCGGACTTGGTGGCAGTTGAGAAATTATGTGCGGCAGCTACCGGAGGGCGCGGGGATTTGGTCGTGGCATCCTTGGCGGATCCCGGTGCGGGATTCGATGTGGTCAGCCGCTTCTTTGCGCCGAGTGTGGGTGTGCCGGAAGACCCCGCAACCGGATCTGCACACTGTCTCATTGCACCTCTGTTTTCAGAAAAACTGGGGCGTGAAACTCTCCGATTCTTCCAAGCCTATCCGGGTCGCGGTGCCGAGATTCAGACGCACTTGCGCGGCGACCGGGTTATCTTGAGCGGCGCCGGCGTGACCGTGATCGAGAGTCGGCTGCGAATCGGTTCCGATGAGATTGCCTAA
- a CDS encoding YbaK/EbsC family protein has product MTNNATYARLIELLDTNRARYRLIDHPPEGRTELVSPMRGHPVAQAAKCIIVMVKFGKKVTKFVLAVVPGDARVDLNAVKSLKGGTYAGFAPPDRAEELAASVVGTILPFAMDSRLELIADPGLKQHDEIFFNAARLDRSIGLKMEDYVRLANPRFESISNPLR; this is encoded by the coding sequence GTGACGAACAATGCCACATACGCGCGCCTGATTGAGTTGCTCGATACCAATCGGGCGCGTTACCGACTCATTGATCACCCGCCGGAGGGTCGCACGGAGCTCGTAAGCCCAATGCGAGGCCATCCAGTTGCGCAAGCCGCAAAATGCATCATTGTGATGGTCAAGTTCGGCAAAAAGGTGACCAAATTCGTGCTCGCCGTCGTTCCGGGCGACGCGCGCGTCGATTTGAATGCCGTAAAGTCCCTCAAAGGAGGAACCTACGCCGGATTTGCCCCGCCTGACCGTGCCGAGGAATTGGCGGCCTCGGTTGTGGGCACAATTTTGCCGTTTGCCATGGACTCCAGATTGGAGTTGATCGCGGATCCTGGTCTCAAGCAGCACGACGAAATCTTTTTCAACGCGGCTCGGCTTGATCGCTCCATCGGATTGAAGATGGAAGACTACGTTCGCTTGGCAAATCCGCGCTTCGAGTCCATTTCAAACCCGCTTCGATAG
- a CDS encoding ArsR family transcriptional regulator, with translation MNPKVARALSSEKRVLILRWLKDPVKHFRPQKDGDLVDDGVCGIRIAEKLEVTQPTASEHLRILSDAGLLKSKKIKQWIFYRRDTEGIRRARRSLTEVL, from the coding sequence ATGAACCCCAAAGTTGCTCGAGCCCTTTCCAGTGAAAAGCGAGTTCTTATCCTGCGATGGCTCAAGGATCCCGTTAAACATTTTCGACCTCAAAAAGATGGTGATCTGGTCGATGATGGGGTGTGCGGCATCCGGATTGCCGAAAAACTTGAAGTGACCCAGCCGACTGCGAGCGAACACTTGCGGATCTTATCGGATGCCGGGCTGCTGAAATCCAAGAAGATAAAGCAATGGATTTTCTACCGGAGGGATACCGAAGGTATTCGGCGTGCGCGCCGTTCACTGACCGAGGTTCTGTAG
- a CDS encoding formylglycine-generating enzyme family protein — MTKSLPGLVLAARVPEVLATLTLLGIWLTATVKAQSPATPPRPTGALFRDCSSCPEMVVLPAGSFTMGSTMKDKSWAANHGASLESVSDESPQHTVSLRSFALGKYQVTRGEYAAFVRDTAYPAGDGCGVDSYKWDKQPGLSWRSPGFEQSDRDPVVCVSWQDAHAFIAWLNGKVARSSSMKGDGPYRLPSESEWEYAARAGTSTRFWWGNEDTGASDHAWYKGNAGAKTQPVGLKPANAFGLHDMVGNVWQWTEDCYADTYANASANGSANETPANCMRVDRGSSWLYPAWLLRSATRERNPPDFRDAIMGFRLARTLP; from the coding sequence TTGACCAAATCATTGCCTGGCTTAGTGCTAGCGGCTCGGGTTCCGGAAGTGCTGGCAACACTGACCTTGCTCGGCATTTGGCTAACTGCCACAGTGAAGGCGCAGTCGCCCGCTACCCCGCCGCGCCCCACCGGCGCGCTGTTTCGCGACTGCTCGAGTTGCCCAGAGATGGTGGTGCTCCCGGCGGGTTCATTCACGATGGGTTCCACGATGAAGGATAAATCCTGGGCCGCAAACCACGGCGCCTCGCTGGAATCGGTTTCTGATGAATCCCCGCAACATACCGTATCTCTACGATCGTTTGCCTTGGGCAAGTACCAGGTAACCCGAGGCGAATATGCGGCATTCGTTCGCGACACCGCCTATCCCGCGGGTGATGGATGCGGTGTAGACAGCTACAAATGGGATAAGCAGCCAGGCCTCAGTTGGCGAAGTCCAGGCTTCGAGCAGAGCGACCGGGACCCGGTTGTGTGCGTAAGTTGGCAGGACGCCCACGCGTTTATTGCGTGGCTGAACGGCAAAGTGGCTCGGTCCAGCTCAATGAAAGGCGACGGCCCATATAGGCTGCCCAGCGAGTCGGAATGGGAATACGCCGCCCGAGCGGGAACCAGCACACGCTTCTGGTGGGGCAATGAGGACACCGGAGCCTCGGATCATGCCTGGTACAAGGGCAATGCAGGCGCTAAAACTCAGCCCGTGGGTTTGAAGCCCGCCAACGCGTTCGGACTCCACGACATGGTCGGGAATGTCTGGCAATGGACCGAGGACTGCTACGCCGATACCTACGCCAACGCAAGCGCCAACGGCAGTGCCAATGAAACGCCGGCTAATTGCATGCGCGTCGATCGCGGCAGTTCGTGGTTATATCCCGCGTGGCTTCTGCGCTCGGCCACGCGCGAGAGAAATCCCCCCGATTTTCGCGACGCAATTATGGGCTTTCGCCTGGCACGAACGCTCCCCTAG
- a CDS encoding Rid family detoxifying hydrolase gives MNKTSITSPELAPPVGPFSQAIEVGGFIYFSGQVGQDPATGKVVEGGIVAETERIFRNLAAVLEAADRSFDHVARAGVYLTSMSDFVAMNGVYARYFSLPFPARTTIAVAALPLGACVEIDLVVKA, from the coding sequence TTGAACAAGACTTCAATTACCTCGCCTGAACTCGCGCCGCCCGTTGGCCCGTTTTCCCAGGCGATCGAAGTCGGTGGTTTCATTTACTTCAGCGGTCAGGTCGGCCAAGACCCGGCCACTGGCAAGGTGGTCGAGGGGGGTATTGTGGCCGAGACAGAGCGCATATTCCGCAACCTCGCGGCGGTTCTCGAGGCCGCCGACAGGAGTTTCGATCACGTTGCGCGCGCCGGAGTCTATCTCACGAGTATGAGTGACTTCGTCGCGATGAATGGCGTCTACGCAAGGTATTTCAGCCTGCCCTTTCCCGCCCGCACGACGATCGCGGTGGCCGCGCTGCCGCTAGGGGCCTGCGTTGAGATCGACCTCGTGGTCAAGGCTTGA
- a CDS encoding YbaK/EbsC family protein — MRKYLATHAPELEVVDLTEAHTTAYISREWKVLPAQVAKTLTLRVGDEAVIVVTCGDSRLDNRKVKEQLGGKGHMMPGSEASEITGHPVGAITPLFLAMSMPVFFDIQLKRFAEVVTAGGSTHAAIRVPPARLAQLTGARWVDVCKEI; from the coding sequence ATGCGCAAATATCTGGCCACGCACGCTCCGGAGCTCGAGGTTGTCGATCTGACCGAGGCGCATACGACCGCTTACATCTCGCGCGAATGGAAAGTCCTGCCCGCCCAAGTCGCCAAGACGCTGACGTTGCGCGTCGGTGATGAGGCGGTGATCGTCGTGACCTGCGGCGATTCGCGGCTCGACAACCGCAAAGTCAAGGAGCAGCTTGGCGGCAAAGGTCACATGATGCCGGGCTCTGAGGCCTCTGAGATTACCGGTCACCCTGTGGGCGCAATTACTCCGCTCTTCCTTGCTATGTCTATGCCTGTTTTCTTCGACATTCAGCTAAAGCGTTTCGCTGAGGTCGTGACCGCGGGTGGCTCGACCCACGCAGCCATTCGAGTCCCGCCTGCTCGCTTAGCTCAGCTCACGGGCGCTAGGTGGGTCGATGTCTGCAAAGAAATATAG
- a CDS encoding fumarylacetoacetate hydrolase family protein yields MGAHIQSQKYVRFESGVRAAYGRWNGDLIEELAGSIYSNPTPTGATYPVEQVRLLVPCEPSKVVAVGLNYASHQTFVKSAEGGFTTPNGKQLDMSKPVIFAKFPSCLIADGANIVFPPGASNVHFEGELALVVGKRATRVSESDAKNYVFGVSICNDLVDREWLLNDLQWFRAKGSDTFGPMGPAIVTGLDYSNLRLRTWVNGDLRQDSSTRELVYSPDKLLSYVSQFVTLMPGDVIFTGTPGKTQQVTYGDLVEIEIESVGRLRNSVAVR; encoded by the coding sequence GTGGGCGCGCACATACAAAGCCAGAAATACGTCCGATTTGAAAGCGGTGTTCGCGCGGCCTACGGCCGTTGGAACGGCGATCTCATTGAGGAACTCGCCGGCTCGATCTATTCGAACCCGACACCGACGGGGGCGACGTATCCCGTTGAACAGGTGCGTCTGCTGGTCCCCTGCGAACCCTCCAAGGTGGTCGCGGTGGGCCTGAATTACGCCAGCCACCAGACATTCGTGAAATCTGCCGAAGGCGGGTTCACGACACCCAACGGCAAGCAGCTCGATATGTCCAAGCCCGTGATTTTCGCCAAATTCCCCAGCTGTCTGATTGCCGACGGCGCGAATATCGTCTTTCCGCCAGGAGCAAGCAACGTCCATTTCGAGGGCGAGTTGGCGCTCGTGGTGGGAAAAAGGGCAACCCGCGTTAGCGAGAGCGATGCCAAAAATTATGTCTTCGGGGTGTCTATCTGCAACGACCTTGTCGACCGCGAGTGGCTGTTGAACGATCTTCAATGGTTCCGCGCCAAAGGCTCGGATACCTTTGGTCCCATGGGCCCGGCGATCGTCACAGGCCTTGACTATTCCAACCTGCGCTTACGCACTTGGGTCAATGGCGACTTACGGCAGGATTCCTCGACAAGGGAGCTGGTCTATTCTCCCGACAAGCTGCTGAGCTATGTTTCACAATTTGTAACTCTGATGCCCGGCGACGTGATCTTTACGGGTACTCCGGGAAAAACGCAGCAGGTGACCTACGGGGACTTGGTCGAGATCGAGATCGAAAGCGTCGGACGTCTGCGCAATTCAGTGGCTGTCCGATAG
- a CDS encoding RraA family protein codes for MAQRESEEQLFAWIRKELSTPPISDVMEQLGFRYPMLPPHIRPVCSGMVLIGRAMPVQDEPPVEYGEPARFDAQPFGLMFESIEALRPNEVYIASGGPTHAARLGDMLVTRAQKLGAAGVVIDAHLRDGNGILALNLPAFAHGFHAYGLQGRHNVVDFRCSITIGKVRIRPGDLIFGDDDGVCVIPHEAEGEILNRAFAKAQLELSVRKDIESGQSVVDAFKKHRVM; via the coding sequence ATGGCGCAGCGGGAGTCGGAGGAGCAGCTATTCGCTTGGATCCGGAAGGAACTGTCGACTCCTCCCATCAGCGACGTGATGGAGCAGCTGGGGTTTCGTTACCCCATGCTGCCGCCGCATATCCGCCCGGTGTGCAGCGGTATGGTGCTGATCGGTCGTGCCATGCCGGTTCAGGATGAACCCCCGGTCGAGTATGGGGAGCCAGCGCGCTTCGATGCGCAGCCGTTTGGTTTGATGTTCGAATCCATCGAGGCGCTTCGTCCCAACGAGGTCTATATCGCCAGCGGCGGCCCAACGCACGCGGCAAGATTGGGGGACATGTTGGTGACGCGGGCGCAGAAGTTGGGTGCCGCGGGCGTGGTGATCGATGCGCATCTGCGCGATGGCAACGGCATCCTGGCTCTGAACCTTCCCGCCTTTGCTCACGGTTTTCACGCGTACGGATTGCAAGGGCGCCACAATGTGGTGGACTTTCGCTGCTCGATCACCATCGGCAAGGTGCGGATCAGACCGGGCGATCTGATCTTCGGCGACGACGACGGCGTCTGTGTCATTCCCCACGAGGCCGAAGGAGAGATCCTCAACCGGGCCTTTGCCAAGGCTCAATTAGAATTGAGCGTCCGCAAAGACATAGAGTCCGGTCAAAGTGTTGTCGATGCCTTCAAGAAACACCGGGTGATGTAA
- a CDS encoding prolyl oligopeptidase family serine peptidase: protein MRKLLIVPMALTTVTCLSLTLAAAAVSQVAPPATPEHRVVDIHHGKPVQDPYRWLEETRAPAVEQWIDAQNAYTDSVMSGFQDHGAIIERARQLSLTSAQRSEPQIVANVLFYLRQTPPQPYAVLVAEAWPNGESKVIVDPNATQSDTAISDFWPSPDGTQVAYGTAERGTESTTIHFVEVSSGRVMPDALPYAGGGTTPQSLAWDADGKGVTYVRLPLPGSVPIARAQFNAQLYHHALGTQASADTAERGGPPSPLAEHKLISSAHGGHAAAFIYYGDGNYESVYLRSAHTWRKVLGIDERVRTVDSETGGGATWDGDRLLLLTYREAPRGRLLALDRDGHPHVVLPQQDWAMNGVAAIKEGFLLVETRGPDWRVRQFNSDGELVRTVPLPSSGIGINAIASTEDSSVALISYSGWSVPPRWVKFDGASGTVTTEFEVKPAGDYSQLHTWRLDALSTGGVRVPITVLALGDPRRDGERPTILSAYGHQGRVRQPSFISAVLAWLERGGVYAYANIRGGGEYGEGWHADGSRANVQHRFDDLHAAARALVDARWTDAEHLGIVGRSAGGLLMGAALTQHPADYRAVVSFVGLYDMLRLDRWPNGVYGSYEFGEAKNAAEFAWLNAYSPQQQVRPGTAYPAVLLITADNDPRVASWQSSKFAAALQKANTSPRPILLITRRGEGHGVSSSFSQRVGNIGAELGFFAEELGLAQSVSPPSHLNETPH, encoded by the coding sequence GTGCGAAAACTTCTGATCGTCCCGATGGCGCTCACCACGGTGACCTGCCTTTCCCTGACGCTCGCCGCGGCGGCAGTGTCTCAAGTTGCCCCACCGGCCACCCCCGAGCACAGGGTCGTCGACATCCACCATGGCAAGCCGGTCCAGGATCCCTATCGGTGGCTCGAGGAGACGAGGGCCCCCGCTGTGGAGCAGTGGATCGACGCGCAGAATGCCTACACCGATTCCGTCATGAGCGGCTTTCAGGATCACGGCGCGATCATCGAGCGTGCCCGCCAGCTCTCCCTGACATCTGCCCAGCGCTCCGAACCGCAAATCGTCGCCAATGTACTCTTCTACCTGCGACAAACTCCGCCACAGCCGTACGCCGTGCTCGTGGCCGAAGCGTGGCCAAACGGAGAATCCAAAGTGATCGTCGACCCGAATGCCACCCAAAGCGACACGGCCATCAGCGATTTCTGGCCTTCGCCCGACGGCACGCAAGTGGCGTATGGGACCGCCGAGAGGGGGACGGAAAGCACCACCATCCATTTTGTCGAGGTGTCGAGCGGCCGGGTCATGCCGGATGCCCTGCCGTATGCAGGTGGCGGCACGACACCGCAGTCGCTCGCATGGGATGCGGATGGAAAGGGTGTCACGTATGTGCGCCTGCCGCTGCCCGGCAGCGTGCCGATCGCCCGCGCGCAATTCAACGCTCAGCTGTATCACCATGCCCTCGGCACGCAGGCCAGCGCCGACACCGCTGAGCGCGGCGGCCCACCCTCGCCGCTTGCCGAACACAAGCTGATCAGCTCGGCTCATGGCGGCCATGCGGCCGCGTTCATCTATTACGGCGATGGCAACTACGAAAGCGTGTATCTGAGATCGGCGCACACGTGGCGCAAGGTGCTCGGCATCGACGAGCGGGTGCGCACGGTCGACAGCGAGACCGGAGGTGGCGCCACGTGGGACGGTGATCGTCTGCTGCTCTTGACCTATCGAGAGGCACCTCGAGGTCGACTCTTGGCGCTCGACCGCGACGGCCACCCCCACGTGGTTTTGCCGCAGCAGGACTGGGCAATGAACGGCGTGGCGGCAATCAAGGAAGGCTTTTTGCTGGTGGAAACCCGCGGACCGGACTGGCGCGTGCGGCAGTTCAACAGCGACGGCGAGCTCGTACGCACAGTCCCATTGCCGTCAAGCGGGATCGGCATCAACGCGATCGCCAGCACCGAAGACTCCTCCGTCGCTTTGATCAGCTACTCTGGCTGGTCGGTGCCCCCGCGCTGGGTGAAATTCGATGGCGCGAGCGGCACGGTCACGACGGAATTCGAAGTCAAACCGGCAGGGGATTACTCCCAGTTGCACACGTGGCGGCTGGACGCCCTCTCCACCGGAGGCGTGCGTGTGCCGATCACGGTGTTGGCACTCGGGGATCCGCGCCGCGACGGAGAACGCCCCACGATTTTGAGCGCCTACGGCCACCAAGGCCGCGTTCGGCAGCCGTCTTTCATCTCTGCGGTGCTCGCTTGGCTCGAGCGGGGCGGCGTTTACGCCTATGCCAATATCCGCGGAGGCGGCGAATACGGCGAGGGCTGGCACGCGGACGGTAGCCGCGCAAACGTGCAGCACCGCTTCGATGACTTGCATGCCGCGGCGCGGGCACTGGTGGATGCTCGCTGGACCGACGCTGAGCACCTAGGCATCGTCGGTCGCTCCGCCGGGGGGTTGCTCATGGGTGCCGCCCTGACTCAACACCCGGCGGATTATCGCGCGGTGGTCAGCTTCGTTGGTTTATATGACATGCTGCGCTTGGATCGCTGGCCCAACGGGGTGTACGGCAGCTACGAGTTCGGCGAGGCGAAGAATGCCGCCGAGTTCGCATGGCTCAACGCCTACTCGCCTCAGCAGCAAGTGCGTCCCGGCACCGCATATCCGGCCGTGTTGCTCATCACCGCCGACAATGATCCGCGCGTCGCCTCATGGCAGTCGAGCAAGTTTGCGGCGGCGCTGCAGAAGGCCAACACCTCGCCGCGGCCGATCCTGCTGATCACACGCCGGGGTGAAGGGCATGGCGTCAGCTCTTCATTCAGTCAGCGCGTGGGAAATATTGGTGCGGAACTTGGCTTTTTCGCCGAAGAGCTCGGTCTGGCACAGTCGGTTTCGCCGCCCTCACATCTAAACGAGACTCCACATTGA
- a CDS encoding branched-chain amino acid aminotransferase: MTVPAFDDRDGFIWLNGACVAWRNARVHVLNHGLHYGSCVFDGERSYESRIFRSRDHSQRLLNSAELLDMRIPYSLEQLEAAKSRILELAGGGDHYVRSFAWRGSEMMALSSQNSRVHVAVAAWPWPSMFDPETKMKGITLDIADYRRPGPRCAPVQAKAGGLYVTATLSKHAAERRGCADALMLDWEGLVAECTGANIFFVANGVLHTPTADRFLNGLTRQTLVALAAQLDIVVAERRIALSELARFSECFICGTAAEITPVAKIGAYTFNPGRMTQTLIDAYASKVREAPACAA; the protein is encoded by the coding sequence ATGACAGTACCCGCCTTTGACGATCGCGATGGCTTCATCTGGCTGAATGGCGCGTGCGTCGCGTGGCGGAACGCGCGCGTTCACGTGCTGAACCATGGTTTGCACTACGGATCGTGCGTTTTCGACGGCGAGCGCTCCTATGAAAGTCGCATCTTTCGCTCGAGAGACCACTCGCAGCGCCTGCTGAACTCGGCCGAGCTGCTCGATATGCGCATTCCTTACAGCCTTGAGCAACTCGAAGCGGCAAAGTCGCGGATTCTCGAGCTCGCCGGCGGCGGAGATCATTACGTTCGCTCCTTTGCCTGGCGTGGAAGCGAAATGATGGCGCTCAGCTCGCAAAACTCGCGCGTCCACGTCGCGGTGGCCGCGTGGCCGTGGCCATCGATGTTCGATCCGGAAACGAAGATGAAAGGCATCACCCTGGATATCGCCGACTACCGGCGGCCGGGTCCGCGCTGTGCCCCGGTTCAAGCAAAGGCCGGCGGACTGTACGTCACGGCCACCCTGTCCAAACATGCCGCTGAACGCCGGGGTTGTGCCGATGCCCTGATGCTCGATTGGGAGGGCTTGGTCGCCGAATGCACCGGAGCGAACATATTTTTCGTTGCCAACGGCGTCCTGCACACGCCGACCGCCGACCGCTTTTTGAATGGCCTTACTCGTCAAACCCTCGTTGCGCTCGCTGCCCAGCTCGACATCGTGGTCGCTGAGCGCCGCATCGCCCTGAGCGAGCTTGCGCGCTTCAGCGAATGTTTCATCTGCGGCACGGCGGCCGAGATCACCCCGGTGGCCAAAATCGGCGCATACACGTTCAATCCGGGAAGAATGACGCAAACATTGATCGATGCCTATGCCTCCAAGGTTCGCGAGGCGCCCGCCTGCGCAGCGTAA
- a CDS encoding AraC family transcriptional regulator, whose protein sequence is MCSTVADYRPTDLERLCNLGQLRHRVDRLISGRGGEGIERLEAVLKGKSFSLHRHDTYAIGLTLAGVQTFRYRGERRYSLPGQCHILHPDEAHDGAPGTEEGFRYRIIYLDPVLVQEALGGKALPFVSEPIVSLSARQLAGFRRLWDLDDEIDELGRIEIVDLSLEALMAACRRPTGSIRLSMEGLNRARAMIAADPARRHSLESLEKAAKLDRWTLARQFRAAFGTSPSRYRTMRQLTFVRRLILGGTPLVEASFRAGFADQSHMTRQFKKAFGLAPGHWVSAAARA, encoded by the coding sequence ATGTGCAGCACTGTGGCCGACTATCGACCCACCGATCTTGAACGGTTGTGCAACTTAGGGCAGCTGCGCCACCGAGTTGACCGGCTGATTTCCGGCCGCGGCGGCGAAGGCATCGAGCGGCTGGAGGCGGTCTTGAAAGGCAAGTCGTTCAGCCTGCACCGGCACGACACCTATGCCATCGGTCTTACGCTGGCCGGGGTACAAACGTTTCGCTATCGCGGCGAGCGGCGGTATTCCTTACCCGGCCAATGCCACATTCTGCATCCGGATGAGGCGCACGACGGCGCCCCCGGCACCGAGGAGGGATTTCGCTACCGGATCATTTATCTGGATCCGGTGTTGGTGCAGGAGGCGTTAGGGGGAAAAGCCCTGCCGTTCGTTTCCGAACCCATCGTGTCCTTATCGGCGCGGCAGTTGGCCGGATTCAGGCGCTTATGGGACCTCGACGACGAGATCGACGAGCTTGGTAGAATCGAAATTGTCGATCTTTCCCTCGAAGCATTGATGGCCGCATGCCGGCGCCCCACCGGCTCGATCCGTCTATCGATGGAAGGGCTGAATCGCGCACGCGCGATGATTGCCGCCGATCCGGCCCGACGCCACAGTCTGGAATCGCTGGAAAAGGCCGCGAAGCTGGATCGTTGGACCTTGGCGCGCCAATTCCGCGCGGCCTTTGGCACGAGCCCCAGCCGGTACCGCACCATGCGCCAGCTGACTTTCGTGCGTCGTCTGATACTTGGTGGCACGCCTTTGGTGGAAGCCTCATTCCGAGCGGGGTTCGCCGATCAGAGCCACATGACGCGTCAATTCAAGAAAGCATTCGGCCTCGCGCCAGGCCACTGGGTGAGCGCGGCGGCGCGCGCGTGA
- a CDS encoding amidohydrolase family protein, producing MAAATGYMAQHEARLLFGTDTPSSPTYANPPGLKGFLEIRRLADAGKTPEQIFQAPTLSNARALKLDNEIGTVQDGKRANLLLVHADPRKTIQACQQIEKVFLRGQALDPSVLAASHP from the coding sequence GTGGCCGCCGCCACCGGGTATATGGCACAACACGAGGCTCGCCTGCTGTTTGGAACGGACACCCCGAGCTCACCGACCTACGCGAATCCTCCGGGACTCAAGGGCTTTTTGGAAATACGCCGCCTCGCCGATGCCGGCAAAACTCCCGAGCAAATCTTTCAGGCGCCGACGCTGAGCAATGCACGCGCTCTGAAACTCGATAATGAGATTGGCACGGTGCAAGATGGGAAGCGCGCAAACCTGCTGCTAGTGCATGCTGATCCCAGGAAAACCATCCAGGCCTGCCAACAAATCGAGAAGGTTTTTCTCCGCGGACAAGCACTGGACCCGAGTGTGTTGGCTGCAAGTCATCCCTGA